A genomic segment from Alistipes senegalensis JC50 encodes:
- the pyrH gene encoding UMP kinase, whose amino-acid sequence MKYKRILLKLSGESLQGAQKYGLSPEVLQSYAEQIKAAAATGVQIGIVIGGGNIFRGLSGAKKGFDRVKGDQMGMLATIINSLALQSALEDNGVKCKVLTSIRMEPIGEYFSKARAIEYLEAGYVVIVGGGTSNPYFTTDSASALRGIEIEADVLLKGTRVDGVYTADPEKDPAAVKFDEISFEEVLDRRLKVMDLTAFTLCRENGLQIIVFDMDTEGNLGKVLAGEPIGTLVKP is encoded by the coding sequence ATGAAATACAAGCGGATACTCCTGAAACTGAGCGGCGAATCGCTGCAAGGCGCACAAAAGTACGGGCTTTCGCCCGAGGTGCTGCAATCCTACGCCGAACAGATCAAGGCGGCAGCGGCGACGGGCGTGCAGATCGGCATCGTCATCGGCGGCGGCAACATCTTCCGCGGCCTCTCGGGCGCCAAAAAGGGCTTCGACCGCGTGAAGGGCGACCAGATGGGTATGCTCGCCACGATCATCAATTCGCTGGCGCTCCAATCGGCGCTCGAGGACAACGGGGTCAAGTGCAAGGTGCTCACCTCGATCCGCATGGAGCCGATCGGCGAGTATTTCTCCAAGGCCCGTGCCATCGAGTATCTCGAAGCGGGCTACGTGGTGATCGTCGGAGGCGGCACCTCGAACCCCTATTTCACGACCGACTCGGCCTCGGCCCTGCGCGGCATCGAGATCGAGGCCGACGTACTGCTGAAAGGCACCCGCGTGGACGGCGTCTACACGGCCGATCCGGAGAAGGACCCCGCGGCCGTGAAATTCGACGAAATCTCGTTCGAGGAGGTGCTCGACCGCCGGCTGAAGGTCATGGACCTCACGGCCTTCACGCTCTGCCGCGAAAACGGCTTGCAGATCATCGTCTTCGACATGGACACCGAAGGCAATTTGGGCAAGGTACTTGCCGGGGAACCGATCGGAACGCTCGTAAAACCGTAA
- a CDS encoding glycoside hydrolase family 26 protein — MWKRIFYLSCLVVAGCSDIADREYPEPQPAPAATTDSQATVQTRNLLGNLRSIAENGGTLFGHQCSSLYGVGWSGDADRSDVKSICGDYPAMMGWDLGQIELGQEANIDGDKFDDIRSRILEAYARGGVTTIGWHTTNPVTDGTAWDVTSAVGRIIPGGDLHEKYCGWLDKVAAFMLSLRTVDGEYVPVLFRPFHEHTGNGFWWGKGNCTADQYIALWRFTLEYLRDTKGVHNLLYVYSPDIVSSQDNYLEFWPGDAYVDVLGLDAYDRSSWAIDTNGLRLMRLLKHIAYLKNKPFAFTETGLENNTSQPKWWTEKLSKAIAGIPVAYVLIWRNKDTNHFFGPYPGCVSEEDFKTFVAGEQILMEKDIAGIYE, encoded by the coding sequence ATGTGGAAACGAATTTTTTATCTGTCGTGTCTCGTCGTGGCCGGATGCAGTGATATTGCCGACCGCGAATATCCGGAACCACAGCCGGCTCCCGCGGCGACGACCGATTCGCAGGCTACGGTGCAGACCCGCAACCTGCTCGGTAACCTGCGCAGCATTGCCGAAAACGGCGGTACGCTTTTCGGACACCAGTGTTCGTCGCTCTACGGCGTCGGCTGGTCGGGCGATGCCGACCGTTCGGACGTGAAGAGTATCTGCGGCGACTATCCCGCGATGATGGGCTGGGACCTGGGCCAGATCGAACTTGGGCAGGAAGCCAATATCGACGGCGATAAGTTTGATGACATACGCAGCCGTATTCTCGAAGCCTATGCCCGCGGCGGTGTGACTACCATCGGTTGGCATACGACGAATCCCGTTACCGACGGTACGGCCTGGGACGTGACCTCGGCCGTGGGCCGGATCATTCCCGGCGGCGATCTTCACGAAAAATACTGCGGCTGGCTGGACAAGGTCGCTGCTTTCATGCTCTCGCTCAGGACTGTTGACGGGGAGTATGTCCCGGTGTTGTTCCGCCCGTTCCACGAGCACACCGGCAACGGATTCTGGTGGGGTAAGGGCAACTGCACCGCTGATCAGTACATCGCCTTGTGGCGTTTCACGCTCGAATACCTGCGCGATACGAAGGGCGTGCATAATCTGCTGTACGTCTATTCGCCCGACATTGTCAGTTCGCAGGACAACTACCTCGAATTCTGGCCGGGCGACGCCTATGTCGATGTGCTCGGTCTGGATGCTTACGACCGCAGCTCCTGGGCGATCGACACCAACGGCCTGCGGCTGATGCGCCTGCTCAAACATATCGCCTATCTGAAAAACAAACCGTTCGCTTTCACGGAGACCGGACTTGAAAACAACACGTCCCAACCGAAATGGTGGACCGAAAAACTTTCGAAAGCCATTGCGGGCATTCCTGTGGCTTATGTGCTGATCTGGCGGAACAAGGATACCAACCACTTTTTCGGCCCTTATCCGGGCTGCGTTTCGGAGGAGGATTTCAAAACCTTCGTCGCCGGAGAGCAGATCCTGATGGAGAAGGACATAGCCGGTATTTACGAATAA
- a CDS encoding glycoside hydrolase family 26 protein — MNKLFCIVCMAVLSAACSGSSPSPADSRATPEACALYRNLFRVADDGVMFGHQDDALYGHGWKYEEGRSDVRECCGDYPAVFGWELGGLEAEADRSIDDVPFAEIARLLCAAYGRGAVNTVSWHPQNPESGASAWDCKTTTAVKSILPGGANHAEYRLWLDRLAGFFAGLKAADGTLAPVLFRPFHEHTGSGFWWGEAQCTPDEYRALWRFTVEYLRDVKGVHNLLYVYSPDLYRDAEHYMERYPGDEWVDVLGLDAYHRQQDWDFLSGGERMLSTLQRLGREHGKPTAFTETGLEGIPDAEWWTRWLLPVIRGKGLSYVLVWRNAHDRPTHFFGPWHGHVSESDFRKFAANREQPVLFESRLPDMYR; from the coding sequence ATGAACAAACTGTTTTGCATAGTATGTATGGCCGTACTTTCGGCCGCCTGTTCGGGATCTTCGCCTTCTCCGGCCGATTCGCGGGCCACGCCTGAAGCGTGCGCACTATACCGCAACCTGTTTCGGGTAGCCGACGACGGGGTGATGTTCGGGCATCAGGACGACGCTCTTTACGGGCACGGCTGGAAGTATGAGGAGGGGCGCTCCGATGTCAGGGAGTGCTGCGGCGATTACCCCGCTGTCTTCGGGTGGGAACTCGGAGGTCTCGAAGCCGAGGCCGACCGGAGCATCGACGACGTTCCGTTCGCTGAAATCGCACGCCTGCTGTGTGCCGCCTATGGGCGCGGAGCCGTGAACACGGTCAGCTGGCATCCGCAGAATCCCGAATCCGGGGCCAGCGCCTGGGACTGTAAAACCACCACGGCCGTGAAATCCATTCTCCCCGGCGGCGCCAACCATGCCGAATACCGGTTGTGGCTCGACCGTCTGGCGGGATTCTTCGCCGGACTGAAAGCCGCTGACGGAACTCTGGCGCCGGTGCTGTTCCGTCCGTTCCACGAACATACGGGCAGCGGATTCTGGTGGGGCGAGGCGCAGTGTACTCCCGACGAATACCGGGCTTTGTGGCGGTTCACCGTGGAATATCTGCGCGATGTGAAAGGGGTGCACAACCTCCTTTACGTCTATTCTCCCGACCTGTACCGTGATGCGGAGCATTATATGGAACGTTATCCGGGCGACGAATGGGTCGATGTGCTCGGACTGGATGCCTATCACCGCCAGCAGGATTGGGATTTCCTGTCGGGCGGAGAGCGGATGCTTTCGACCTTGCAGCGGCTGGGACGCGAGCACGGCAAGCCGACGGCTTTTACCGAGACCGGGCTCGAAGGCATTCCCGATGCCGAATGGTGGACCCGATGGCTGCTGCCTGTCATCCGCGGCAAGGGGTTGAGCTATGTCTTGGTGTGGCGTAATGCCCACGACCGTCCGACGCACTTTTTCGGTCCCTGGCACGGGCATGTTTCGGAATCCGATTTCAGAAAATTCGCTGCCAACCGGGAACAGCCCGTTCTGTTCGAGAGCCGGTTGCCTGACATGTATCGCTGA
- a CDS encoding trehalase family glycosidase, protein MNGIRSFLGCIAALAAVSCGSHSPVPHGEIARVREFIRTSWDASVQYNPVDSQTLIGLPRPYTVPSVSQTFQELYYWDTYFTNEGLVRDGRLDLAKNNIEDMLYLVDRYGYMPNGSRTWYLNRSQPPFLCMMVDRVFEGTGDRKWLAGAFATLQKEYDFWMTQRITPVGLNRYSSSADDDLKQEFVTTGGRRLGTDFRDRGLSDAEILRLGAHFAAEAESGWDFNPRFERRCEDFCPVDLNANLYFYETLFARYALLTGDSAAAETWKKRAEKRRGLINRYCLGEDGVYYDYDFVNGRRSTVVSGAVFSLLYAGIPDAEQARTLVEKALGRLEFEYGIAVCEDKPYEYDYQWSYPNTWPPVVYLAIRGLDTYGYRRDARRIAEKYVAMVVKTFGETRNLWEKYNVREGNINVSNEYDMPTMLGWSAGTFIYASDYLDGKIDNQSKL, encoded by the coding sequence ATGAACGGAATCAGATCTTTTTTGGGATGTATCGCGGCATTGGCGGCCGTTTCCTGCGGGAGTCATTCGCCGGTTCCGCACGGGGAGATCGCCCGGGTGCGCGAGTTCATCCGCACGTCGTGGGATGCGTCGGTGCAGTATAATCCGGTCGATTCGCAGACCCTGATCGGACTGCCCCGTCCCTATACGGTTCCCAGCGTCAGCCAGACTTTTCAGGAACTCTATTATTGGGATACCTATTTCACCAACGAGGGGCTCGTGCGCGACGGCCGTCTCGATTTGGCGAAAAACAACATCGAGGACATGCTCTATCTGGTCGATCGTTACGGATATATGCCCAACGGCAGCCGGACATGGTATCTCAACCGCTCGCAGCCTCCTTTCCTGTGCATGATGGTCGATCGGGTGTTCGAAGGGACCGGGGACAGGAAGTGGCTGGCCGGAGCCTTCGCGACTTTGCAGAAGGAGTATGATTTCTGGATGACGCAGCGTATTACGCCCGTCGGACTGAATCGTTACTCTTCATCTGCGGACGACGATCTCAAACAGGAGTTCGTGACTACCGGGGGCCGGCGGCTCGGTACCGACTTCCGCGACCGGGGGCTTTCCGACGCGGAAATTCTGCGGCTGGGGGCGCATTTTGCCGCCGAGGCCGAGTCGGGCTGGGATTTCAATCCCCGTTTCGAGCGCCGCTGCGAGGATTTCTGCCCCGTGGATCTCAATGCCAATCTCTATTTCTACGAGACGCTCTTTGCCCGTTACGCTCTCTTGACGGGCGATTCTGCGGCTGCGGAGACTTGGAAAAAACGGGCTGAAAAACGCCGCGGTTTGATAAACCGCTACTGTCTCGGGGAAGACGGCGTTTATTACGACTACGATTTCGTCAACGGCCGCCGTTCGACGGTGGTTTCGGGCGCGGTGTTCAGTCTGCTTTATGCCGGTATTCCGGATGCGGAGCAGGCCCGGACTCTCGTGGAAAAGGCGCTCGGACGGTTGGAGTTCGAGTACGGGATCGCCGTTTGCGAGGACAAGCCCTATGAATACGATTACCAGTGGTCTTATCCCAATACCTGGCCCCCGGTCGTTTATCTGGCCATCCGCGGACTCGATACCTACGGCTACCGGCGGGATGCGCGGCGCATTGCGGAGAAATACGTCGCAATGGTCGTGAAGACCTTCGGCGAAACCCGTAACCTGTGGGAAAAGTACAATGTCCGGGAGGGAAATATCAATGTCAGCAATGAGTACGACATGCCCACGATGCTGGGGTGGAGCGCCGGGACGTTCATCTATGCCAGCGATTACCTCGACGGCAAAATTGACAATCAATCGAAACTCTAA
- a CDS encoding TlpA family protein disulfide reductase gives MAKKKSNKSLWVMLALITVIIAVILLLPGCGSRNARKSAETKTEATTLVGAGETAPGFTVELTDGSRLSLEELRGKVVLLNFWATWCPPCRQELTRVQKEIIDRFAGKPFVFLPVSRGEKRETVEAFREKTGYTFPMGLDSARTVYDRYATDYIPRNFLIDKQGKVILATVGYDDEEFDALIRTIEKTLEN, from the coding sequence ATGGCCAAGAAAAAAAGCAACAAATCGCTGTGGGTGATGCTGGCGCTGATCACCGTCATCATCGCTGTCATCCTGCTGCTCCCCGGATGCGGCAGCCGCAACGCCCGGAAGAGCGCCGAGACGAAGACCGAAGCGACCACGCTCGTCGGGGCCGGAGAGACGGCTCCCGGCTTCACGGTCGAACTGACCGACGGCAGCCGTCTGTCGCTCGAAGAGCTGCGCGGCAAGGTCGTGCTGCTCAATTTCTGGGCCACGTGGTGCCCGCCCTGCCGCCAGGAGCTGACTCGCGTGCAGAAAGAGATCATCGACCGTTTCGCCGGCAAACCCTTCGTCTTCCTGCCCGTCTCGCGCGGCGAGAAGCGCGAAACGGTGGAGGCTTTCCGAGAAAAGACCGGCTACACGTTCCCGATGGGCCTCGACTCCGCACGGACCGTCTACGACCGCTATGCGACGGACTACATCCCGCGCAACTTCCTCATCGACAAGCAGGGCAAGGTGATCCTCGCCACGGTGGGCTACGACGACGAGGAGTTCGACGCCCTGATCCGCACCATTGAAAAGACACTCGAAAATTAA
- a CDS encoding RagB/SusD family nutrient uptake outer membrane protein — MKNLLYIISLCGLLTACDLQEEPYGFYSDDNFYKNETDAESGLLYAYNALTFLEYSRGIFYIGDIPTETMSPKSDEAGDVYQLENWIAGRETEQLKYYFKYCYIAINRANTVIDHIQNSSALSETARRRILGEAYFLRAWNYFNLVRTFGIVPVQTQMVAELSQTTPPMATGLDQLYDLIFGDLTRADDLLEVNKVFGRADKVAAQSLMAKAYLTVASSKEHNVYRYTEMRREPQIMYDSAAYWAGKVVRDYRDSYDFDTDLRAIYDVDKPTGPEHIFIMPIDRSGTQEGNYSKLPLLFLPSNNSVPFYIRYGNGDLQRANGNGWGVFLCNDEFVETQFSTTDKRRTELIHRDIYDASGNPIVPNQVKGYFSSKYVDPDFIGERTSARPYLIRFSDIALVYAEAAGPEEGLAYVNRIRERAGVTPLPSGMTTDEFRKAVIKERALELAFEGNRLYDLRRTASVTTTDIRAAGLSEAEAAYYPIPQREIDLNPNL; from the coding sequence ATGAAAAATTTGCTTTATATCATTTCGCTCTGCGGGCTGCTCACGGCGTGCGACCTGCAGGAGGAGCCGTACGGATTCTATTCCGACGACAATTTTTACAAGAATGAGACCGATGCCGAGTCGGGGCTGCTCTATGCCTATAATGCCTTGACGTTCCTCGAATATTCGCGCGGCATCTTCTACATCGGCGACATTCCGACCGAGACCATGTCGCCCAAGAGCGACGAGGCCGGCGATGTCTACCAGCTTGAGAACTGGATCGCGGGCCGCGAGACCGAGCAGTTGAAATACTATTTCAAATACTGCTACATTGCGATCAACCGCGCCAATACGGTGATCGACCATATTCAAAACAGTTCGGCGCTGAGTGAGACGGCCCGCCGCCGTATTCTGGGCGAAGCCTATTTCCTGCGTGCGTGGAACTATTTCAACCTGGTGCGCACGTTCGGTATCGTCCCCGTGCAAACGCAGATGGTGGCGGAACTGTCGCAGACGACGCCTCCGATGGCGACGGGTCTCGACCAGCTTTACGACCTGATCTTCGGCGACCTGACCCGGGCGGACGACCTGCTCGAAGTCAACAAGGTTTTCGGACGGGCGGACAAGGTGGCGGCGCAGTCGTTGATGGCCAAGGCTTACCTGACCGTCGCCTCGTCGAAGGAGCACAACGTTTACCGCTATACGGAGATGCGCCGCGAACCGCAGATCATGTACGACAGCGCCGCTTATTGGGCGGGAAAGGTCGTTCGTGATTATAGGGACTCGTACGATTTCGATACCGACCTGCGCGCCATCTACGATGTGGACAAGCCCACGGGACCCGAGCATATCTTCATCATGCCGATCGACCGCAGCGGTACGCAGGAGGGCAACTATTCCAAACTGCCTTTGCTTTTCCTGCCGTCGAACAACTCCGTGCCGTTTTACATCCGTTACGGCAACGGCGATTTGCAGCGGGCCAACGGCAACGGCTGGGGCGTTTTCCTCTGCAACGACGAGTTCGTCGAGACGCAGTTCAGCACCACCGACAAGCGCCGTACCGAGCTGATTCATCGTGATATATACGATGCCTCGGGCAATCCGATCGTGCCCAACCAGGTCAAGGGTTACTTTTCGAGCAAATATGTCGATCCCGATTTCATCGGCGAGCGTACCAGCGCCCGGCCTTATCTGATCCGGTTTTCGGATATTGCGCTGGTGTATGCCGAGGCTGCGGGACCCGAAGAGGGGTTGGCCTATGTGAACCGCATCCGCGAAAGAGCCGGTGTGACGCCGCTTCCGTCCGGAATGACGACGGATGAATTCCGCAAAGCCGTAATCAAGGAGCGTGCGCTCGAATTGGCATTCGAGGGCAACCGGCTTTACGATCTTCGTCGCACGGCCTCGGTTACGACCACCGACATCAGGGCTGCCGGACTGAGCGAGGCCGAAGCCGCCTATTATCCGATCCCGCAGCGTGAAATAGATTTGAATCCCAATTTGTAG
- the frr gene encoding ribosome recycling factor: protein MDTQTILNDATGRMQKAIDHLEEELLNVRAGKASPNALNGVMVDYFGSQVPVSGAASVTVPDAKTILIQPWDKNMLRPIEKAIIDSNIGLTPSNNGEQIRLSIPPLTEERRKELVKQVRSEAETARISLRNARRDAVDAFKKAQKEGMPEDESKDGETQSQKLLEKFSKVLEEVLAKKEKEIMTV, encoded by the coding sequence ATGGATACACAAACGATTCTCAACGATGCCACAGGCCGCATGCAGAAGGCCATCGACCACCTCGAAGAGGAACTGCTGAACGTACGCGCCGGCAAAGCGTCGCCCAACGCCCTGAACGGCGTGATGGTCGATTATTTCGGCTCGCAGGTTCCCGTCTCGGGCGCCGCCAGCGTCACCGTACCCGACGCCAAAACCATCCTGATCCAGCCGTGGGACAAGAACATGCTGCGGCCGATCGAGAAGGCGATCATCGACTCGAACATCGGCCTGACGCCCTCGAACAACGGCGAGCAGATCCGCCTGTCGATTCCGCCCCTCACCGAGGAGCGCCGCAAGGAGTTGGTGAAGCAGGTGCGTTCGGAGGCCGAAACGGCGCGCATCAGCCTGCGCAACGCCCGCCGCGACGCCGTAGATGCCTTCAAGAAGGCCCAGAAGGAGGGCATGCCCGAGGACGAGTCGAAAGACGGTGAAACGCAGTCGCAGAAACTGCTCGAAAAGTTCTCCAAGGTCCTCGAAGAGGTCCTCGCCAAAAAGGAGAAGGAGATCATGACGGTATAG
- a CDS encoding SusC/RagA family TonB-linked outer membrane protein, whose translation MNTINLCLRGRWLLALFASLFLAVGASAQNEVRGRVTADGQPLVGASVIIKGTTTGTSTDTSGNFTIRAKSGAVLSVGFVGYRTREIAVTAGATFLDIVLEAEEALIDDVVVIGYGSMKKSDLTGSVVSVKMDAIKDISAPSVEGLLQGRAAGLQIMNTSQDPGAGAVVRIRGNSSLNGSNTPLIVVDGFPIGDAGNLSQINPSDIESIEILKDASSSAIYGSRGANGVILIQTRTAKGGSTQVSVNHRTTIGQFTDELNVWRNPLQMAQIANEELTNAGLPALYTGQYNNGTYYPSLIEIQQGKWSNTDWADLCMRTAVVNNTTATLSHSTDKASINLSLNYFDDEGVYKKDNFRKGNVTLNGSYKLAKNFTLQTSNIFSIHKRHVNNSLEYGRNPLWPVYDEDGNYFVASETDFGHPLIISDNVKNETQGRDLISSLAAEWEIVEGLKIRTQLNYNYSTTVQDVYNASNTSQEAHDMNGIAQMNNTLSQDVLSETYITFQRTFADRHNLSVMAGHSFDYNMGRTLSTTAYDFVNDALGNENMGAGNPQKNVINNTYQNSKLLSFYGRLNYVLDDKYLFTFTMRADGSSKFGKNSKWGYFPSGAVSWKLHNEPWMQKLNVFDEFKIRASWGLSGNQGISPYQTLNRYGTEKYWFADKWQTAIGPGYEAGREGANDRYILWGGISNPDLRWESTRQWNLGVDLAFFKRRLRVTMDYYDKYTTDLLREKYLPLSSGYDKMWVNDGNIRNRGFEFTLDGDIVSRKNTSLSATFIFSRNRNKVTDLGNAVSSGLSTDYLMGMQYEVCGQSLSMFNGNPSVYAIGYPMYVFYGYRVDGIIQQGEDPGFMSSDGKDLPGEFKYVDLNGDYAIDDKDRCIIGDPNPDFTASLNLAFRYKNLDVSVFLNGVFGNDIIYNGYTYDPRVKIKRWTPDNPTNKYPRLNSTRSYLFSDYFVHDGSFVRLQNINIGYTIPVRKAFIRSVRVFANIENAYTFTEFDGYDPEVGVDGIYWGGYPRLRKYTIGLDLKF comes from the coding sequence ATGAATACAATAAATCTATGCCTGCGGGGCAGGTGGCTTCTGGCGCTTTTCGCCTCCCTGTTCCTCGCTGTCGGCGCATCCGCCCAGAATGAGGTCCGGGGCCGCGTGACGGCCGACGGACAGCCGCTCGTCGGTGCCAGCGTCATCATCAAGGGGACGACGACCGGAACCAGTACGGATACCTCGGGTAATTTTACGATCCGGGCCAAAAGCGGGGCCGTGCTCTCCGTCGGGTTCGTCGGTTACAGGACCCGTGAGATCGCCGTTACGGCCGGGGCGACCTTCCTCGACATCGTGCTCGAAGCCGAAGAGGCCCTGATCGACGATGTGGTCGTCATCGGTTACGGCTCGATGAAGAAGAGCGATTTGACCGGATCGGTCGTTTCCGTGAAGATGGACGCCATCAAGGATATTTCGGCTCCGTCGGTCGAGGGATTATTGCAGGGCCGTGCTGCGGGATTGCAGATCATGAATACTTCGCAGGACCCCGGGGCGGGGGCCGTGGTGCGCATTCGCGGCAACAGTTCGCTCAACGGTTCGAACACTCCGCTGATCGTGGTGGACGGATTTCCCATCGGCGATGCCGGCAACCTGTCGCAGATCAACCCCTCGGACATTGAGTCGATCGAGATTCTGAAAGACGCTTCCTCCTCGGCCATCTACGGTTCCCGCGGCGCCAACGGCGTGATTCTGATCCAGACCCGCACCGCCAAAGGCGGATCGACCCAGGTTTCGGTGAACCACCGGACCACCATCGGCCAATTCACCGATGAACTCAATGTCTGGCGCAATCCGCTGCAAATGGCGCAGATCGCCAACGAGGAGCTGACCAATGCCGGACTGCCGGCCCTCTATACGGGGCAGTACAATAACGGCACCTACTATCCGTCGCTCATCGAGATCCAGCAGGGCAAGTGGTCGAACACCGACTGGGCCGACCTCTGTATGCGCACGGCCGTGGTCAATAATACGACGGCCACGTTGTCCCACTCCACCGACAAGGCGTCGATCAATCTGAGCCTTAATTATTTCGACGACGAGGGCGTCTATAAGAAGGACAATTTCCGCAAAGGCAATGTCACGCTCAACGGTTCCTACAAGCTGGCCAAGAACTTCACGCTTCAGACTTCGAACATTTTTTCGATCCATAAGCGCCATGTGAACAACTCGCTCGAATACGGTCGCAACCCGTTGTGGCCCGTTTACGATGAGGACGGCAACTATTTCGTCGCTTCGGAAACCGACTTCGGCCATCCGCTCATCATCTCCGACAACGTCAAGAACGAGACGCAGGGCCGCGACCTCATTTCGTCGCTGGCCGCCGAGTGGGAGATCGTCGAGGGGCTGAAAATCCGCACGCAGCTCAACTACAACTATTCGACTACCGTGCAGGATGTCTATAACGCTTCGAACACCTCGCAGGAGGCGCACGACATGAACGGCATCGCCCAGATGAACAACACCCTGTCGCAGGACGTGCTGAGCGAGACCTACATCACCTTTCAGCGGACCTTTGCCGACCGGCACAACCTGTCGGTCATGGCGGGACACTCGTTCGACTACAATATGGGCCGCACGCTCAGCACCACGGCCTACGATTTCGTAAACGATGCCCTCGGCAACGAGAACATGGGTGCGGGAAATCCCCAGAAGAACGTGATCAACAACACCTATCAGAACAGCAAGCTGCTCTCGTTCTACGGCCGTCTGAACTATGTGCTCGACGACAAATACCTCTTTACGTTTACCATGCGCGCCGACGGGTCGTCGAAATTCGGCAAGAACAGCAAGTGGGGCTATTTCCCCTCGGGCGCCGTGAGCTGGAAACTCCACAACGAGCCGTGGATGCAGAAACTCAATGTTTTCGACGAGTTCAAGATCCGTGCGAGCTGGGGGCTTTCGGGTAATCAGGGTATCTCGCCTTACCAGACGCTCAACCGTTACGGTACGGAGAAATACTGGTTCGCGGACAAATGGCAGACGGCTATCGGTCCGGGTTATGAGGCCGGCCGCGAGGGTGCCAACGACCGCTATATCCTTTGGGGCGGCATTTCCAACCCCGACCTGAGGTGGGAATCGACCCGTCAGTGGAACCTGGGTGTCGATCTGGCCTTTTTCAAGCGCCGTCTGCGCGTGACGATGGATTATTACGACAAATATACCACCGACCTGCTGCGTGAGAAATATCTGCCGCTGTCGAGCGGTTACGACAAGATGTGGGTTAACGACGGCAACATCCGCAACCGAGGTTTCGAGTTCACGCTCGACGGCGACATCGTCAGCCGGAAGAACACCTCTCTCTCCGCGACGTTCATCTTCTCGCGCAACCGCAACAAGGTGACCGATTTGGGCAACGCCGTATCGAGCGGTCTGAGCACCGATTACCTGATGGGGATGCAGTACGAAGTCTGCGGCCAGTCGCTGTCGATGTTCAACGGCAATCCGAGCGTTTATGCCATCGGCTATCCGATGTATGTCTTCTACGGATACCGGGTGGACGGCATCATTCAGCAGGGCGAGGACCCCGGCTTCATGAGTTCCGACGGCAAGGATCTGCCCGGCGAGTTCAAGTATGTGGATCTGAACGGTGACTATGCCATCGACGATAAGGACCGCTGCATCATCGGCGACCCGAATCCCGATTTTACGGCCAGTCTCAATCTGGCGTTCCGTTACAAGAATCTCGACGTATCGGTATTTCTCAACGGTGTGTTCGGCAACGACATCATCTATAACGGCTATACCTACGATCCGCGCGTGAAGATCAAGCGCTGGACCCCCGACAACCCGACGAACAAATACCCGCGCCTGAATTCGACGCGAAGCTACCTGTTCTCGGACTATTTCGTCCATGACGGCTCGTTCGTTCGCTTGCAGAACATCAATATCGGCTATACGATCCCTGTCCGCAAAGCCTTTATCCGCAGCGTGCGTGTGTTCGCCAACATCGAGAACGCCTATACCTTTACCGAATTCGACGGTTACGATCCCGAGGTGGGGGTCGATGGTATCTATTGGGGCGGTTATCCCCGCCTGCGGAAATATACCATCGGTCTGGATCTGAAATTCTAA